Proteins co-encoded in one Pocillopora verrucosa isolate sample1 chromosome 1, ASM3666991v2, whole genome shotgun sequence genomic window:
- the LOC131788784 gene encoding vesicular glutamate transporter 2 isoform X1: MAQSTGDLESGLTRFLNTLYACFRFMSRFLVLCQFCECPTRGKKCKKNVSGDEDIPSEKTNRQGNRISLAVYSFPKRYILAIMTFLGFMNMYALRVNLNVAIGAMVNNHTVHQRGYTVTTEAEFDWDSKLQGIVLGSFYYGYAFLQLPGGCLALKLGGTRIFGYAIFLASMLTLLTPVATRYSVYGLIAVRAGEGLMLGAVFPCNHAIWSKWAPPLERTTLVTMAISGCHVGTIITMPLSGLLTKYGFDGGWASVFYCFGAAGILWFVAWQLIVHESPSDHPTISEDEKNYIESSFDRVHGDASIPWKSILTSVPVWGIMFGNLASDWGLYTILICLPMFLLDILHFDIQTMGFLAATPFLVKSLSGPFGGITADLLRRRGLSTKSVRRVYFAVGAMGAGTFILAAGYASTATVAVTCMCIGVAASGLMHSGYNVNMLDIAPRYACVIMGLTNTVGTITGFLSPMMVGYITVNKEAEEWRTVFWVTFVIYVVGMLLFCLLMSADQQPWANGHEGKKNGEREEIKMEEES; this comes from the exons ATGGCTCAGTCTACGGGAGACTTGGAGTCGGGTTTAACCCGCTTTTTAAACACTTTATATGCTTGCTTTCGCTTTATGTCAAGATTTCTTGTTTTATGCCAGTTCTGTGAATGTCCGACGCGAGGAAAGAAgtgtaaaaaaaatgtgagtGGAGATGAAGATATTCCATCGGAGAAGACAAATCGTCAGGGGAATAGAATTTCCCTGGCTGTGTATAGTTTTCCAAAGCGTTATATATTGGCCATAATGACTTTTCTCGGATTTATGAACATGTATGCGTTGCGTGTTAATTTGAATGTCGCTATTGGTGCAATGGTCAACAACCACACTGTTCACCAGAGAGGATACACTGTTACCACG GAAGCGGAGTTTGATTGGGATTCAAAGCTTCAAG GTATTGTTCTGGGCTCATTCTACTATGGATATGCCTTTTTGCAACTTCCTGGTGGTTGCCTCGCTCTCAAGTTAGGCGGTACGAGAATATTCGGTTACGCCATCTTTTTAGCCTCCATGTTAACACTCCTGACACCAGTGGCCACGCGCTACAGCGTGTACGGTCTGATTGCTGTCAGAGCTGGAGAAGGACTTATGCTG GGCGCTGTGTTTCCTTGTAATCACGCTATTTGGAGTAAATGGGCTCCGCCACTGGAGAGAACAACTCTTGTTACCATGGCAATTTCTG GTTGTCACGTGGGAACCATCATAACCATGCCTTTATCAGGACTTTTAACAAAATACGGCTTCGACGGAGGCTGGGCCTCGGTGTTTTATTGTTTCG GTGCTGCTGGTATTCTGTGGTTTGTTGCCTGGCAATTGATTGTTCACGAATCACCATCTGATCATCCCACAATATCagaggatgaaaaaaattacattgagAGCAGCTTTGATAGAGTACAT GGCGATGCGTCAATACCATGGAAGTCAATTCTGACCTCAGTACCCGTGTGGGGAATTATGTTTGGTAACCTGGCGTCAGACTGGGGATTGTACACAATTCTCATTTGTCTGCCAATGTTCCTTCTTGACATTTTACACTTTGATATACAAACG ATGGGATTCTTGGCAGCCACTCCTTTTTTGGTCAAGTCTCTCTCAGGCCCTTTCGGTGGCATCACAGCCGATCTGTTACGAAGGAGAGGACTAAGTACTAAATCAGTCAGAAGAGTATACTTCGCTGTTg GAGCTATGGGGGCCGGCACCTTTATCCTGGCCGCAGGATACGCTAGCACAGCCACTGTTGCGGTCACGTGCATGTGCATAGGGGTTGCAGCCTCTGGACTAATGCATTCTGGTTACAATGTGAACATGCTGGATATAGCTCCTCGGTACGCATGCGTGATTATGGGCCTAACAAACACTGTGGGAACGATCACAGGATTTCTAAGTCCAATGATGGTTGGCTATATCACAGTTAATAAG GAAGCTGAAGAGTGGCGCACAGTATTTTGGGTAACCTTTGTTATATATGTGGTGGGAATGCTGCTCTTTTGCTTACTGATGTCAGCTGACCAACAGCCCTGGGCCAACGGCCATGAAGGGAAGAAGAATGGGGAGAGAGAAGAAATCAAAATGGAAGAAGAAAGTTGA
- the LOC131788784 gene encoding vesicular glutamate transporter 1 isoform X2, translated as MAQSTGDLESGLTRFLNTLYACFRFMSRFLVLCQFCECPTRGKKCKKNVSGDEDIPSEKTNRQGNRISLAVYSFPKRYILAIMTFLGFMNMYALRVNLNVAIGAMVNNHTVHQRGYTVTTEAEFDWDSKLQGIVLGSFYYGYAFLQLPGGCLALKLGGTRIFGYAIFLASMLTLLTPVATRYSVYGLIAVRAGEGLMLGAVFPCNHAIWSKWAPPLERTTLVTMAISGCHVGTIITMPLSGLLTKYGFDGGWASVFYCFGAAGILWFVAWQLIVHESPSDHPTISEDEKNYIESSFDRVHGDASIPWKSILTSVPVWGIMFGNLASDWGLYTILICLPMFLLDILHFDIQTMGFLAATPFLVKSLSGPFGGITADLLRRRGLSTKSVRRVYFAVGAMGAGTFILAAGYASTATVAVTCMCIGVAASGLMHSGYNVNMLDIAPRYACVIMGLTNTVGTITGFLSPMMVGYITVNKMQCKEEKQFKILNAKTKDLGLE; from the exons ATGGCTCAGTCTACGGGAGACTTGGAGTCGGGTTTAACCCGCTTTTTAAACACTTTATATGCTTGCTTTCGCTTTATGTCAAGATTTCTTGTTTTATGCCAGTTCTGTGAATGTCCGACGCGAGGAAAGAAgtgtaaaaaaaatgtgagtGGAGATGAAGATATTCCATCGGAGAAGACAAATCGTCAGGGGAATAGAATTTCCCTGGCTGTGTATAGTTTTCCAAAGCGTTATATATTGGCCATAATGACTTTTCTCGGATTTATGAACATGTATGCGTTGCGTGTTAATTTGAATGTCGCTATTGGTGCAATGGTCAACAACCACACTGTTCACCAGAGAGGATACACTGTTACCACG GAAGCGGAGTTTGATTGGGATTCAAAGCTTCAAG GTATTGTTCTGGGCTCATTCTACTATGGATATGCCTTTTTGCAACTTCCTGGTGGTTGCCTCGCTCTCAAGTTAGGCGGTACGAGAATATTCGGTTACGCCATCTTTTTAGCCTCCATGTTAACACTCCTGACACCAGTGGCCACGCGCTACAGCGTGTACGGTCTGATTGCTGTCAGAGCTGGAGAAGGACTTATGCTG GGCGCTGTGTTTCCTTGTAATCACGCTATTTGGAGTAAATGGGCTCCGCCACTGGAGAGAACAACTCTTGTTACCATGGCAATTTCTG GTTGTCACGTGGGAACCATCATAACCATGCCTTTATCAGGACTTTTAACAAAATACGGCTTCGACGGAGGCTGGGCCTCGGTGTTTTATTGTTTCG GTGCTGCTGGTATTCTGTGGTTTGTTGCCTGGCAATTGATTGTTCACGAATCACCATCTGATCATCCCACAATATCagaggatgaaaaaaattacattgagAGCAGCTTTGATAGAGTACAT GGCGATGCGTCAATACCATGGAAGTCAATTCTGACCTCAGTACCCGTGTGGGGAATTATGTTTGGTAACCTGGCGTCAGACTGGGGATTGTACACAATTCTCATTTGTCTGCCAATGTTCCTTCTTGACATTTTACACTTTGATATACAAACG ATGGGATTCTTGGCAGCCACTCCTTTTTTGGTCAAGTCTCTCTCAGGCCCTTTCGGTGGCATCACAGCCGATCTGTTACGAAGGAGAGGACTAAGTACTAAATCAGTCAGAAGAGTATACTTCGCTGTTg GAGCTATGGGGGCCGGCACCTTTATCCTGGCCGCAGGATACGCTAGCACAGCCACTGTTGCGGTCACGTGCATGTGCATAGGGGTTGCAGCCTCTGGACTAATGCATTCTGGTTACAATGTGAACATGCTGGATATAGCTCCTCGGTACGCATGCGTGATTATGGGCCTAACAAACACTGTGGGAACGATCACAGGATTTCTAAGTCCAATGATGGTTGGCTATATCACAGTTAATAAG atgcagtgtaaagaagaaaaacaattcaaaatacTAAATGCCAAAACAAAAGACTTGGGCCTTGAGTAG
- the LOC131788784 gene encoding vesicular glutamate transporter 1 isoform X3 yields the protein MAQSTGDLESGLTRFLNTLYACFRFMSRFLVLCQFCECPTRGKKCKKNVSGDEDIPSEKTNRQGNRISLAVYSFPKRYILAIMTFLGFMNMYALRVNLNVAIGAMVNNHTVHQRGYTVTTEAEFDWDSKLQGIVLGSFYYGYAFLQLPGGCLALKLGGTRIFGYAIFLASMLTLLTPVATRYSVYGLIAVRAGEGLMLGAVFPCNHAIWSKWAPPLERTTLVTMAISGCHVGTIITMPLSGLLTKYGFDGGWASVFYCFGAAGILWFVAWQLIVHESPSDHPTISEDEKNYIESSFDRVHGDASIPWKSILTSVPVWGIMFGNLASDWGLYTILICLPMFLLDILHFDIQTMGFLAATPFLVKSLSGPFGGITADLLRRRGLSTKSVRRVYFAVGAMGAGTFILAAGYASTATVAVTCMCIGVAASGLMHSGYNVNMLDIAPRYACVIMGLTNTVGTITGFLSPMMVGYITVNKLKSGAQYFG from the exons ATGGCTCAGTCTACGGGAGACTTGGAGTCGGGTTTAACCCGCTTTTTAAACACTTTATATGCTTGCTTTCGCTTTATGTCAAGATTTCTTGTTTTATGCCAGTTCTGTGAATGTCCGACGCGAGGAAAGAAgtgtaaaaaaaatgtgagtGGAGATGAAGATATTCCATCGGAGAAGACAAATCGTCAGGGGAATAGAATTTCCCTGGCTGTGTATAGTTTTCCAAAGCGTTATATATTGGCCATAATGACTTTTCTCGGATTTATGAACATGTATGCGTTGCGTGTTAATTTGAATGTCGCTATTGGTGCAATGGTCAACAACCACACTGTTCACCAGAGAGGATACACTGTTACCACG GAAGCGGAGTTTGATTGGGATTCAAAGCTTCAAG GTATTGTTCTGGGCTCATTCTACTATGGATATGCCTTTTTGCAACTTCCTGGTGGTTGCCTCGCTCTCAAGTTAGGCGGTACGAGAATATTCGGTTACGCCATCTTTTTAGCCTCCATGTTAACACTCCTGACACCAGTGGCCACGCGCTACAGCGTGTACGGTCTGATTGCTGTCAGAGCTGGAGAAGGACTTATGCTG GGCGCTGTGTTTCCTTGTAATCACGCTATTTGGAGTAAATGGGCTCCGCCACTGGAGAGAACAACTCTTGTTACCATGGCAATTTCTG GTTGTCACGTGGGAACCATCATAACCATGCCTTTATCAGGACTTTTAACAAAATACGGCTTCGACGGAGGCTGGGCCTCGGTGTTTTATTGTTTCG GTGCTGCTGGTATTCTGTGGTTTGTTGCCTGGCAATTGATTGTTCACGAATCACCATCTGATCATCCCACAATATCagaggatgaaaaaaattacattgagAGCAGCTTTGATAGAGTACAT GGCGATGCGTCAATACCATGGAAGTCAATTCTGACCTCAGTACCCGTGTGGGGAATTATGTTTGGTAACCTGGCGTCAGACTGGGGATTGTACACAATTCTCATTTGTCTGCCAATGTTCCTTCTTGACATTTTACACTTTGATATACAAACG ATGGGATTCTTGGCAGCCACTCCTTTTTTGGTCAAGTCTCTCTCAGGCCCTTTCGGTGGCATCACAGCCGATCTGTTACGAAGGAGAGGACTAAGTACTAAATCAGTCAGAAGAGTATACTTCGCTGTTg GAGCTATGGGGGCCGGCACCTTTATCCTGGCCGCAGGATACGCTAGCACAGCCACTGTTGCGGTCACGTGCATGTGCATAGGGGTTGCAGCCTCTGGACTAATGCATTCTGGTTACAATGTGAACATGCTGGATATAGCTCCTCGGTACGCATGCGTGATTATGGGCCTAACAAACACTGTGGGAACGATCACAGGATTTCTAAGTCCAATGATGGTTGGCTATATCACAGTTAATAAG CTGAAGAGTGGCGCACAGTATTTTGGGTAA